The Agromyces sp. LHK192 genome includes a window with the following:
- a CDS encoding TetR/AcrR family transcriptional regulator — protein sequence MATKAEQRERTRAELVRIATGRFAEHGYAGVALEDLVADAGLTRGAVYHHFGSKLGLFRAVVEREQARVAEVVESAADAEADVVEGFLAGCRAFLEASLAPGARRILLVDGPAVLGWDAWREGDADTSVRLLDEGIAELAAAGVIEDRSLATVGTMVSGALNEVAIADADADDPRARIDETVDVLRRMLRGLAPSRAA from the coding sequence ATGGCGACCAAGGCCGAGCAACGCGAGCGCACGCGGGCCGAACTCGTGCGCATCGCCACCGGACGTTTCGCCGAGCACGGCTATGCCGGCGTCGCCCTCGAGGACCTCGTCGCGGACGCAGGCCTGACCCGTGGCGCGGTCTACCACCACTTCGGCAGCAAGCTCGGGCTGTTCCGGGCGGTCGTCGAGCGGGAGCAGGCGCGCGTCGCCGAGGTCGTGGAGTCAGCCGCCGACGCCGAGGCCGACGTGGTCGAGGGGTTCCTCGCCGGCTGCCGCGCCTTCCTCGAGGCGAGCCTCGCACCCGGTGCCAGGCGCATCCTGCTCGTGGACGGACCCGCCGTGCTCGGCTGGGACGCCTGGCGCGAGGGCGACGCCGACACGAGCGTGCGCCTGCTCGACGAGGGCATCGCCGAACTCGCCGCGGCGGGCGTCATCGAGGACCGCTCGCTCGCCACCGTCGGCACCATGGTCTCGGGCGCGCTCAACGAGGTCGCGATCGCCGACGCGGACGCCGACGATCCGCGCGCCCGCATCGACGAGACCGTCGACGTGCTGCGCCGGATGCTGCGGGGTCTGGCCCCCTCGCGCGCCGCGTAG
- a CDS encoding GuaB3 family IMP dehydrogenase-related protein, which produces MTQEIEIGRAKRGRRVYAFDDIAIVPSRRTRDPEDVSVGWSIDAYQFDIPFLAAPMDSVVSPATAIAMGRLGGLGVLDLEGLWTRFEEPEIALAEIRNLNPERATARMQELYAEPIKPELVTARLAEIRAAGVTVAGALSPQRTQELTETVVAAGVDLFVIRGTTVSAEHVSKNQEPLNLKKFIYELDVPVIVGGAATYTAALHLMRTGAAGVLVGFGGGAASTTRTSLGIHAPMATAVADVAGARRDYLDESGGRYVHVIADGGVGVAGDIVKAIACGADAVMLGAALARATDAPGGGWHWGAEAHHAKLPRGQRVRVGQVAPLEEILYGPAPSAEGTANLVGALRKSMATTGYSDLKEFQRVEVVVAPYQGA; this is translated from the coding sequence GTGACCCAGGAGATCGAGATCGGCCGCGCCAAGCGCGGACGCCGAGTGTACGCGTTCGACGACATCGCGATCGTGCCGAGCCGCCGGACCCGCGACCCCGAGGACGTGTCGGTCGGCTGGTCGATCGACGCGTACCAGTTCGACATCCCGTTCCTCGCGGCGCCCATGGACTCGGTCGTCTCACCGGCCACCGCCATCGCGATGGGTAGGCTCGGCGGACTCGGCGTGCTCGACCTGGAGGGCCTCTGGACCCGGTTCGAGGAGCCCGAGATCGCCCTCGCGGAGATCCGCAACCTCAACCCCGAGCGCGCGACCGCCCGCATGCAGGAGCTCTACGCCGAGCCCATCAAGCCCGAGCTGGTCACCGCCCGCCTGGCCGAGATCCGCGCGGCGGGCGTCACCGTCGCCGGCGCGCTCTCGCCGCAGCGCACGCAGGAGCTCACCGAGACCGTCGTCGCCGCGGGCGTCGACCTGTTCGTGATCCGCGGCACCACGGTCTCGGCCGAGCACGTCTCGAAGAACCAGGAACCGCTGAACCTGAAGAAGTTCATCTACGAGCTCGACGTCCCGGTGATCGTCGGTGGCGCCGCGACCTACACCGCGGCGCTCCACCTCATGCGCACCGGCGCGGCGGGCGTGCTCGTCGGCTTCGGCGGTGGCGCGGCGTCGACGACCCGCACCTCGCTCGGCATCCACGCCCCGATGGCGACCGCCGTCGCCGACGTCGCGGGCGCACGTCGCGACTACCTCGACGAGTCGGGCGGGCGGTACGTGCACGTCATCGCCGACGGCGGCGTCGGCGTCGCCGGCGACATCGTCAAGGCGATCGCCTGCGGCGCGGACGCCGTCATGCTCGGCGCGGCGCTCGCACGGGCGACGGACGCCCCCGGCGGCGGCTGGCACTGGGGCGCCGAGGCGCACCACGCGAAGCTGCCGCGCGGCCAGCGCGTGCGCGTCGGCCAGGTCGCGCCGCTCGAGGAGATCCTCTACGGCCCGGCGCCGAGCGCCGAGGGCACCGCGAACCTCGTCGGCGCCCTGCGCAAGTCGATGGCGACGACCGGGTACTCCGACCTCAAGGAGTTCCAGCGCGTGGAGGTCGTCGTCGCCCCGTACCAGGGGGCATGA
- a CDS encoding cation:proton antiporter regulatory subunit — protein MVEVRLVRLPGVGMLHSFTTMAGVEVSVIAHRTGVSDLVIRMHGEDRGVSNLRLDEEEARTLADLLGGTRIVQSIDDLDDLPGVPIDWATVGEHDSLAGHPLGSLALPDGVVIVALVRGESATPTPAPDVVVLPGDILVAVGPEEGVERAFRAISIGGAAEPPA, from the coding sequence ATGGTCGAGGTGCGGCTGGTGCGGCTGCCGGGGGTCGGCATGCTGCACTCGTTCACGACGATGGCCGGGGTCGAGGTCTCGGTCATCGCGCATCGCACGGGCGTCAGCGATCTCGTGATCCGCATGCACGGCGAGGATCGCGGCGTCTCGAACCTGCGCCTCGACGAGGAGGAGGCCCGCACGCTCGCCGACCTGCTCGGCGGCACCCGAATCGTCCAGTCGATCGACGACCTCGACGACCTTCCCGGGGTGCCGATCGACTGGGCCACCGTGGGCGAGCACGACTCGCTGGCGGGGCATCCGCTCGGCTCGTTGGCCCTGCCCGACGGGGTCGTGATCGTCGCGCTCGTGCGCGGCGAGAGCGCGACGCCGACGCCCGCGCCCGACGTGGTCGTGCTGCCCGGCGACATCCTGGTGGCGGTCGGTCCGGAGGAGGGCGTCGAACGGGCGTTCCGGGCGATCTCGATCGGCGGCGCGGCGGAGCCGCCCGCCTGA
- the guaA gene encoding glutamine-hydrolyzing GMP synthase, with amino-acid sequence MLVVDFGAQYAQLIARRVREASVYSEIVPHTITAAEVAARNPVGIVLSGGPSSVYEEGAPSLDEGILELGVPTLGICYGFQVMARQLGGEVAHTGQREYGSTETTVRSDDNLLLGGQPEHQITWMSHGDSVSIAPEGFQVLASTASTPVAAFANDEKKFYGVQWHPEVKHSAHGQSVLENFLHRAAGIAADWNAGNVIAEQVARIREQVGSARVISALSGGVDSAVSTALVQQAVGDQLTAVFVDHGLLRKGEREQVQQDYVAATGVNLVTVDAADTFLAALEGVSDPEQKRKIIGREFIRAFEQAELDLVAEAAASGEKVKFLVQGTLYPDVVESGGGTGTANIKSHHNVGGLPEDLQFELVEPLRTLFKDEVRQIGRELGLPEAIVARQPFPGPGLGIRIVGEVTRDRLDLLREADAIAREELSAAGLDGEIWQCPVVLLADVRSVGVQGDGRTYGHPIVLRPVSSEDAMTADWTRLPYDVLAKISNRITNEVRDVNRVVLDVTSKPPGTIEWE; translated from the coding sequence GTGCTCGTGGTCGACTTCGGTGCGCAGTACGCGCAGCTGATCGCGCGCCGCGTACGCGAGGCATCCGTGTACTCCGAGATCGTGCCCCACACCATCACCGCGGCCGAGGTCGCGGCCCGCAACCCGGTCGGCATCGTGCTGTCGGGCGGCCCGAGCTCGGTCTACGAGGAGGGCGCGCCGTCGCTCGACGAGGGCATCCTCGAGCTCGGCGTCCCGACGTTGGGCATCTGCTACGGCTTCCAGGTGATGGCACGCCAACTGGGCGGTGAGGTCGCGCACACGGGCCAGCGCGAATACGGCTCGACCGAGACGACCGTGCGCAGCGACGACAACCTGCTGCTCGGCGGGCAGCCCGAGCACCAGATCACGTGGATGAGCCACGGCGACTCGGTCTCGATCGCGCCCGAGGGCTTCCAGGTGCTCGCCTCGACCGCGTCGACGCCCGTCGCGGCGTTCGCGAACGACGAGAAGAAGTTCTACGGCGTGCAGTGGCACCCCGAGGTCAAGCACTCCGCGCACGGGCAGAGCGTGCTCGAGAACTTCCTGCACCGCGCCGCGGGCATCGCGGCCGACTGGAACGCCGGCAACGTCATCGCCGAGCAGGTCGCCCGCATCCGCGAGCAGGTGGGCTCCGCCCGCGTCATCTCCGCGCTCTCGGGCGGCGTCGACTCCGCCGTCTCGACCGCGCTCGTGCAGCAGGCCGTCGGCGACCAGCTCACCGCGGTCTTCGTCGACCACGGTCTGCTCCGCAAGGGCGAGCGCGAGCAGGTGCAGCAGGACTACGTGGCCGCGACCGGCGTGAACCTCGTCACGGTCGACGCCGCAGACACGTTCCTCGCCGCGCTCGAGGGCGTCAGCGACCCCGAGCAGAAGCGCAAGATCATCGGCCGCGAGTTCATCCGCGCGTTCGAGCAGGCGGAGCTCGACCTCGTCGCCGAGGCCGCGGCCTCGGGCGAGAAGGTGAAGTTCCTCGTGCAGGGCACGCTGTACCCCGACGTCGTCGAGTCCGGCGGCGGCACGGGCACCGCGAACATCAAGAGCCACCACAACGTGGGCGGGCTGCCCGAGGACCTCCAGTTCGAGCTCGTCGAACCGCTGCGCACCCTCTTCAAGGACGAGGTGCGCCAGATCGGCCGCGAACTCGGGCTGCCCGAGGCGATCGTCGCGCGCCAGCCGTTTCCGGGGCCAGGCCTCGGCATCCGCATCGTGGGCGAGGTCACCCGTGATCGTCTCGATCTGCTCCGTGAGGCCGACGCGATCGCGCGCGAGGAACTGAGCGCGGCCGGCCTCGACGGCGAGATCTGGCAGTGCCCCGTGGTGCTCCTCGCCGACGTGCGCTCGGTCGGCGTGCAGGGCGACGGCCGCACGTACGGGCATCCGATCGTGCTGCGTCCCGTGTCGAGCGAAGACGCGATGACCGCCGACTGGACGCGGCTGCCCTACGACGTGCTCGCGAAGATCTCGAACCGCATCACCAACGAGGTGCGCGACGTCAACCGCGTCGTGCTCGACGTCACGTCGAAGCCGCCGGGGACCATCGAGTGGGAATGA
- a CDS encoding VOC family protein, which yields MLTGCYPVLCTTDVSASAEFYRTHFGFESTFESDWYVSLRHPDAGHELALLDGTHPSIPSGHGGVARGMLVNLEVDDVDALAASLAAAGVPVAQELRSEAFGQRHVIVVDPGGVLVDVITEIEPVPEFAAAFGRDAEA from the coding sequence ATGCTGACCGGCTGCTACCCCGTGCTCTGCACCACGGATGTCTCCGCGAGCGCCGAGTTCTACCGCACCCACTTCGGGTTCGAGTCGACGTTCGAGTCCGACTGGTACGTGAGCCTGCGCCATCCGGACGCCGGCCACGAGCTCGCGCTCCTCGACGGCACGCACCCGTCCATCCCCTCCGGGCACGGCGGCGTCGCCCGCGGCATGCTCGTCAACCTCGAGGTCGACGACGTCGACGCGCTCGCCGCGTCGCTCGCCGCCGCCGGTGTACCGGTCGCCCAGGAGCTGCGCAGCGAGGCGTTCGGTCAGCGACACGTGATCGTGGTCGATCCCGGCGGCGTCCTCGTCGACGTCATCACCGAGATCGAACCGGTACCCGAGTTCGCAGCGGCGTTCGGACGCGACGCAGAAGCGTGA
- a CDS encoding L-lactate dehydrogenase, translated as MTGFRGSKLSVIGAGSVGSSLAYAALIRGSANEVALYDIATEKVEAEVLDLAHGTQFTQSLITGGDDPAVLEGSDVVVITAGAKQKPGQTRIELLGTNIRILESLLPVVTERAPDATIMLVTNPVDVLTKVAVEITGLPPTRVFGSGTVLDTSRLRWLLGERLGVSTSSVHAYIVGEHGDTEFPLWSSATIGPVPLLEWEGGARVSAEELDRIAVDVRDAAYRVIAGKGATNYAIGLSAARIAEAVLADEQVVLPVSTVLDGYRGISGVALSVPCIVGASGPRPVPNTPFSDEEGSKLDASAEALQRALADIGRG; from the coding sequence ATGACGGGATTCCGGGGTTCGAAGCTGTCGGTCATCGGTGCGGGGAGCGTGGGGTCGAGCCTTGCGTACGCCGCGCTCATCAGGGGGTCGGCGAACGAGGTCGCGCTGTACGACATCGCCACCGAGAAGGTCGAGGCCGAGGTGCTCGACCTCGCGCACGGCACGCAGTTCACGCAGTCGCTCATCACGGGAGGCGACGATCCGGCCGTGCTCGAGGGCAGCGACGTCGTGGTGATCACGGCGGGCGCCAAGCAGAAGCCGGGTCAGACCCGCATCGAACTGCTCGGCACGAACATCCGGATCCTCGAGAGCCTGCTGCCGGTCGTCACCGAGCGCGCGCCCGACGCCACGATCATGCTCGTCACCAACCCGGTGGACGTCCTGACGAAGGTCGCCGTCGAGATCACCGGCCTGCCGCCGACCCGGGTGTTCGGGTCGGGCACCGTGCTCGACACGTCGCGACTGCGGTGGCTGCTCGGCGAACGGCTCGGGGTCTCGACGTCGAGCGTGCACGCGTACATCGTGGGGGAGCACGGCGACACCGAATTCCCGCTGTGGTCGAGCGCGACCATCGGACCCGTGCCCCTGCTCGAGTGGGAGGGCGGCGCGCGCGTCTCGGCGGAGGAGCTCGACCGGATCGCGGTCGACGTGCGCGACGCGGCGTACCGCGTCATCGCGGGCAAGGGGGCGACCAACTACGCGATCGGCCTCTCCGCGGCGAGGATCGCGGAGGCCGTGCTCGCCGACGAGCAGGTGGTGCTGCCGGTCAGCACGGTGCTCGACGGCTACCGCGGCATCTCGGGGGTCGCGCTCTCGGTGCCCTGCATCGTCGGCGCGTCGGGTCCACGGCCGGTGCCGAACACGCCGTTCTCCGACGAGGAGGGCTCGAAGCTGGATGCCTCGGCGGAGGCGCTGCAGCGGGCGCTGGCGGACATCGGGCGGGGCTGA
- a CDS encoding glycerol-3-phosphate dehydrogenase/oxidase codes for MSRSTKLGPDERAAAIARLREKELDILVVGGGIVGTGAALDAVTRGLSTGLLEARDWASGTSSRSSKLVHGGIRYLEQLDFRLVREALIERGLLLQRIAPHLVKPVRFLYPLQKRFFERFYIGAGMLLYDVFSYSGGRPPGVPHHRHLTKRQVHKAIPSLSSNAMVGGLTYYDAQVDDARYVASLARTASFYGAHVASRVKVEGFLKVGERVVGVKAHDLQTDERFEIRAKQVVNATGVWTDDTQRMVGERGTFKVRASKGIHLVVPRDRIQSAMGMIFRTEKSVLFVIPWGRHWLIGTTDTDWNLDKAHPAATAADIDYLLEHVNRVLNIPLTREDVEGVFAGLRPLLAGESDQTSKLSREHIVAHTVPGLVVVAGGKWTTYRVMAKDAIDAAADALDGRVPPSTTQEIPLLGAEGYQAAWNKRGKIARAFDVHKVRIEHLLNRYGTMTDELLDLIRSNPSLGEPLPGADDYLAAEVVYAASHEGALHLDDVLARRTRISIEAWDRGVSAAPVAASLMAGVLGWDAARERLEVERYLQRVEAERASQQQPDDESADRVRLEAPDIVTVD; via the coding sequence GTGTCGCGGTCCACGAAACTGGGACCGGACGAACGGGCCGCCGCGATCGCGCGACTGCGTGAGAAGGAACTCGACATCCTGGTCGTCGGCGGTGGCATCGTCGGCACCGGTGCAGCGCTCGACGCGGTGACCCGCGGATTGTCGACCGGCCTCCTCGAGGCCCGCGACTGGGCGTCGGGCACGTCGAGCCGGTCGTCGAAGCTGGTGCACGGAGGCATCCGGTACCTGGAGCAGCTGGACTTCCGACTCGTCCGCGAGGCGCTCATCGAGCGTGGACTCCTGCTGCAGCGGATCGCGCCGCACCTGGTCAAGCCCGTGCGGTTCCTCTACCCGTTGCAGAAGCGCTTCTTCGAGCGGTTCTACATCGGCGCGGGCATGCTGTTGTACGACGTGTTCAGCTACTCGGGCGGGCGTCCGCCCGGAGTGCCCCATCACCGTCACCTCACCAAGCGGCAGGTGCACAAGGCCATCCCGTCGCTGTCGTCGAACGCGATGGTGGGCGGGCTCACCTACTACGACGCGCAGGTCGACGACGCTCGCTACGTCGCGAGCCTCGCGCGCACCGCGAGCTTCTACGGCGCGCACGTCGCGAGCCGCGTGAAGGTCGAGGGGTTCCTCAAGGTGGGCGAGCGGGTCGTGGGCGTGAAGGCGCACGACCTGCAGACCGACGAGCGCTTCGAGATCCGCGCCAAGCAGGTCGTGAACGCGACCGGCGTCTGGACGGACGACACGCAGCGGATGGTGGGCGAGCGCGGCACGTTCAAGGTGCGGGCGTCGAAGGGCATCCACCTCGTGGTGCCGCGCGACCGCATCCAGTCGGCGATGGGCATGATCTTCCGCACCGAGAAGAGCGTGCTCTTCGTGATCCCGTGGGGCCGGCACTGGCTCATCGGCACGACCGACACCGACTGGAATCTCGACAAGGCGCATCCGGCGGCGACGGCGGCCGACATCGACTACCTGCTCGAGCACGTGAACCGCGTGCTGAACATCCCGCTGACGCGTGAGGACGTCGAGGGCGTCTTCGCGGGGCTCCGGCCACTGCTCGCCGGGGAGAGCGACCAGACCTCGAAGCTCAGCCGCGAGCACATCGTGGCGCACACCGTGCCGGGGCTCGTCGTGGTGGCGGGCGGCAAGTGGACCACGTACCGGGTGATGGCGAAGGACGCGATCGACGCGGCCGCGGACGCGCTCGACGGGCGCGTGCCGCCGTCGACCACGCAGGAGATCCCGCTGCTCGGTGCCGAGGGCTACCAGGCGGCGTGGAACAAGCGCGGGAAGATCGCGCGCGCGTTCGACGTGCACAAGGTGCGCATCGAGCACCTGCTGAACCGGTACGGCACGATGACCGACGAACTGCTCGACCTGATCCGGAGCAACCCGAGCCTCGGCGAACCGCTTCCCGGCGCCGACGACTACCTGGCCGCCGAGGTCGTGTACGCGGCGAGCCACGAGGGCGCGCTGCACCTCGACGACGTGCTCGCCCGCCGCACCCGCATCTCGATCGAGGCGTGGGATCGCGGTGTCTCGGCGGCGCCGGTCGCGGCGTCGCTGATGGCGGGCGTCCTCGGGTGGGATGCCGCCCGCGAGCGGCTCGAGGTCGAGCGATACCTCCAGCGCGTCGAGGCCGAGCGTGCCTCGCAGCAGCAGCCCGACGACGAATCGGCTGACCGGGTGCGGCTCGAGGCACCCGACATCGTCACGGTCGACTGA
- a CDS encoding DUF3817 domain-containing protein yields MPLEPKLADLPRIRGALKFYQVASVITGVMLLLLCAEMLLKYVWHLELYAFGPGGLFSFEPVVETAEGLESTGVGVNLSTGILIAHGWFYVVYLFSDFRLWSLMRWRFGRFILIAMGGIVPFLSFFLEARVGREVKAYLARREAEAAAASVPAADDPVEAQS; encoded by the coding sequence ATGCCCCTCGAGCCCAAACTCGCCGATCTGCCGCGCATTCGCGGGGCGCTGAAGTTCTACCAGGTCGCCTCGGTGATCACCGGCGTCATGCTGCTCCTGCTCTGCGCCGAGATGCTCCTCAAGTACGTCTGGCACCTGGAGCTCTACGCCTTCGGCCCCGGCGGGCTGTTCAGCTTCGAGCCGGTCGTCGAGACCGCCGAGGGCCTCGAGTCGACCGGCGTCGGCGTCAACCTCTCCACCGGCATCCTCATCGCCCACGGCTGGTTCTACGTCGTGTACCTCTTCAGCGACTTCCGGCTGTGGAGCCTCATGCGCTGGCGGTTCGGGCGCTTCATCCTCATCGCGATGGGCGGCATCGTGCCGTTCCTCTCGTTCTTCCTCGAGGCCCGCGTCGGCCGCGAGGTCAAGGCCTACCTCGCCCGTCGCGAGGCGGAGGCCGCCGCAGCATCCGTTCCCGCAGCCGACGACCCCGTGGAGGCCCAGTCGTGA
- a CDS encoding TetR/AcrR family transcriptional regulator yields MAYHHGDLREALLQAAIEAIDERGVDALSLRDLARRTGVSHAAPAHHFGDRAGLFTAIAADGFERLAAGLEASEDLVEAGVAYVDFATRERARFEVMFRPELLRDDDPALVAARERAGSVLRAGAGPMGGDARANTLAAWSLMHGLSTLWNAGAIADPPSDDAAVVAKQVAVRLFRRADDAVR; encoded by the coding sequence ATGGCGTACCACCACGGCGACCTCAGGGAGGCACTGCTCCAGGCGGCGATCGAGGCGATCGACGAGCGCGGCGTGGACGCCCTGAGCCTGCGCGACCTCGCGCGCCGGACCGGCGTCTCGCATGCCGCCCCCGCGCACCACTTCGGCGACCGGGCCGGGCTGTTCACCGCGATCGCCGCGGACGGGTTCGAACGGCTCGCCGCGGGCCTCGAGGCATCCGAGGACCTGGTCGAGGCGGGTGTCGCGTACGTCGACTTCGCGACCCGCGAGCGTGCGCGGTTCGAGGTCATGTTCCGGCCTGAACTCCTGCGCGACGACGATCCCGCACTCGTCGCCGCACGCGAGCGCGCAGGTTCGGTGCTGCGCGCCGGCGCCGGACCGATGGGCGGCGACGCCCGCGCGAACACGCTCGCCGCCTGGTCGCTCATGCACGGGCTCTCGACGCTCTGGAACGCCGGCGCGATCGCCGACCCCCCGTCGGACGACGCGGCCGTCGTCGCCAAGCAGGTCGCCGTGCGCCTGTTCCGTCGGGCCGACGACGCCGTTCGGTAG
- a CDS encoding DoxX family protein, with protein MTDHRPPAPGLPAGTGTTGDASTAPRRNPWVQTFVSPVPIAFVAGTAITALTGAALAAVGIPALAGWQAAVTGGLVALFLMGAIGRLVPGVRAGLVAMVPPALPRPDLIVAATGVLEAAGALGLLFPPTHRLAAWCLAALLVAVFPANVREARRGGSPLVPRTVEQVGFVAACLAVALG; from the coding sequence ATGACCGATCACCGACCTCCCGCACCTGGTCTCCCCGCCGGCACCGGCACCACGGGCGACGCCTCCACGGCTCCACGACGCAACCCCTGGGTGCAGACCTTCGTCTCCCCCGTCCCCATCGCGTTCGTCGCGGGAACCGCCATCACCGCCCTCACCGGCGCCGCCCTGGCCGCCGTCGGCATCCCCGCGCTCGCCGGCTGGCAGGCCGCCGTCACGGGCGGGCTCGTCGCACTCTTCCTCATGGGCGCGATCGGCCGGCTGGTCCCGGGAGTCCGGGCCGGATTGGTCGCCATGGTCCCGCCCGCGCTGCCGCGCCCCGACCTGATCGTCGCCGCGACCGGCGTGCTCGAGGCGGCCGGAGCACTCGGACTGCTGTTCCCGCCGACCCATCGCCTCGCGGCCTGGTGCCTCGCCGCCCTGCTCGTCGCCGTCTTCCCAGCCAACGTCCGTGAGGCCCGGCGCGGCGGGTCGCCGCTCGTCCCCCGCACGGTCGAACAGGTCGGGTTCGTCGCGGCGTGCCTCGCTGTCGCGCTTGGCTGA
- a CDS encoding SURF1 family protein, translated as MPADSRRPMLRMMMRPRWIAALLLALGIAAAFAALGQWQIERAVEQAVVEERPTEQVRPFAGIAEPDAPTEQTATGQLVEVAGAYVPGDTVLVEGRLNDGVLGTWVVAHLEVGDGEPGGLPIALGWAADHADAEGALDAFEASVARSPDAVVTVEGRFLPSEAPMVPEDDADPQRMQTVAVAQLINVWADYDDRPVYFGYVTAAEPVEGLDAISSPPPEQEGELNWLNVFYAVEWVVFAAFAIYLWYRLVRDAVEREREEAELAAAEASVAGGGPGGA; from the coding sequence GTGCCCGCCGACTCCCGCCGCCCCATGCTCCGCATGATGATGCGGCCCCGCTGGATCGCCGCGCTGTTGCTCGCGCTCGGCATCGCCGCCGCGTTCGCGGCCCTCGGGCAGTGGCAGATCGAGCGGGCCGTGGAGCAGGCCGTGGTCGAGGAGCGGCCGACGGAGCAGGTGCGCCCGTTCGCGGGGATCGCCGAACCGGATGCCCCGACCGAGCAGACGGCGACCGGCCAACTGGTCGAGGTGGCCGGTGCGTATGTACCCGGCGACACGGTTCTCGTGGAGGGCCGGCTGAACGACGGCGTGCTCGGCACGTGGGTCGTCGCCCACCTCGAGGTCGGCGACGGCGAGCCCGGCGGGCTGCCGATCGCGCTGGGCTGGGCCGCCGACCACGCCGACGCCGAGGGGGCGCTCGACGCGTTCGAGGCGTCGGTCGCCCGGTCTCCGGACGCGGTCGTGACCGTCGAGGGGCGGTTCCTTCCGAGCGAGGCGCCCATGGTGCCCGAGGACGATGCGGACCCGCAGCGGATGCAGACGGTCGCGGTGGCGCAGCTCATCAACGTGTGGGCCGACTACGACGACCGGCCCGTGTACTTCGGCTACGTGACCGCCGCGGAACCGGTCGAGGGCCTCGACGCGATCTCGTCGCCGCCGCCGGAGCAGGAGGGCGAGCTGAACTGGCTCAACGTCTTCTACGCGGTCGAGTGGGTCGTGTTCGCGGCGTTCGCGATCTACCTCTGGTACCGGCTCGTGCGCGACGCCGTGGAACGCGAGCGCGAGGAGGCCGAGCTCGCGGCCGCCGAGGCATCCGTTGCGGGAGGCGGACCGGGCGGCGCGTGA